The region TGTCAGCCAGCTTCACACCGTACCATGCGGTCTCGTCCTGCGGCCTCTCCGCGAAGTCTTTGTGAAGCGGCGCCACCGGGCCTACTCCTTCCCAGTTATAGTACATCTGAAGCGCAACACACTGCTGGTGACCGGGGGTCATACCCGGCGGAGCAATATATGCTCTGCATATGACTTGGCAGCCGAAGCAGCCGTCAAGCCTCTTCATGTGGCTCGTCAAGATCTTTGGGTTCCCGCCGTAGATGCCACCAGGGCCACCGTAAGCAGGTACTACAGGCATGGCTTTTACTCGGATTAGTTTACGAATCTTAAAGACAGTTTCAACTAGTTCTTTCGGCTTGGCCACCGGCACAGAGCCGGTTCCTCTCACAGCGATGGCTTTGAGGTTCTTTGAGCCCATTACTCCGCCGAAGCCGCATTGACCGGCAGCGTCACCTGAATCATGCATTATAGTAGCTACCCTTGAGAGTTTTTCACCCGCTGGGCCGATAGCTACACATCTCACATGCCTAGGATCGTATCTCGCTGCATACCTCCATTCTTTCGTATCGGGAAGATTAACGTCTTTACCAGCGGTTCGGAATCTAGGGTTAGAACCAGCTCCTCCAGAGGCGTTTCCCCCGTCGTTTGTAAGTTCCTGCTGTATCCTCTTCTGAACCTCTAAAGCCTCCATGCCCCAGAGATTACCTGCGCTTCTAATCTCGACCTCTTCATCCCTTATCAGGATGTACACCGGTTTACTGGCCTTGCCGTGGACTATAACACCGTCGTAACCAGCAAACTTGAGCTCAGGAGCCCAGTGACCCCCTATACCTGAGTGCGAAGGGTACTCCTTGGGATGCTGCGGCGCAAGTGAACCTATTCTCCACCTACCGCTGGACGGTGAATTGGTTCCTGCTAAAGCGCCGGGAGCGAATATGAGCCTATTTTCAGGATCAAAAGCCCTCGCATCAACAGGCACTTCATCCCATATCACCTTCGCGATCAAACCTCTGCCTCCGATGAATTTAGGGAAGTACTGCGAGGAAGAAACCTCTGTAATCTTCTGAGATGTTAGATCTATTCGTAGAATTTTACCAGTCCATGAGAACATCCGCGTAGATACCTCCGTTACCTTTCATGAACTTGCTCATCCTGTTTTATTCCAGGAATCAGAGTGGTAAATACGATACGTTTTCACTTTCAGAAAAATCTTGAACCATCCAAAGAGAGGCTGATGCAACTAGCACCTCTTTTCTTTATTTACAGATGCTTTAGCAGGGGTCGTATTACATCTTCATAAACTTCTGGATGAGTCCACCGGGGGTTCTGTCAGAATCTCTGAACAAGGCGGGTTGATTTACACTGGCATGTTCCGATGAATTGACAAATCTCTGAACATAAATATACTTTTATTACCCCTTTTTACCACCCCCCGCCAGACTACCTTTGCGACTTCCCATCTGCTCATTTGACGCCAAAACCGGAATACTCTGCCCAAAATGCGAGAGTAAGCTCCGGAGCGGTCACATAACACAGTCCGACGTCGAAGTATCCATTAAAATGTCTGAGCTGCAGGAGAAGATACCGGAGCTTGACAAGACAACCCTCCTACATGCAACAGAGGTGGACAGGGATTTACTGCTCATAATGGGCAAAGGAGACCATGATGTAATCCGCAAAAACCTCACACTCTTCAAAAAGGTAGAGGGGGCACTTCACCGCAAAATTTGGATAGTGGAAGGAGATGCATCAGACAGACAGGTTCTTGAAGACATCTTTTTCCCGATAAAAATACTGATGGTTAACGTAGTCTGGCTACCAGACGGAAGCCGACTCACAAAGGTAATTATCCCAGGTCGAAGAACGGAAAGATTCCCACTCGACCTTGAACAGGTTAAGAATGTAGTGAAAGCAGTCAGGGGCATCGACCTCCTAGTCGAGTTCGAGAGATCTTGACCCTGAACTTGATACCACTAATCTCGACAAATAGCCGAACCTTATCACCGCATGCTCATCGGTTAGCCAGTCAGCCGGTTGGAAAACAATTAAAACATATGACGATAAGGCGGTGTGAAAATGGCTTCTGACTCGGGTGACACGCTCCTCCGCAGAACACAACCTGTTGCAAAGGTTGTTTCAGACAAAGAAAAGATCGGCAGCGAGATAGTGGTAGCAGGCTGGGTTGAGGATATCAGACCTTTAGGCTCACTAATCTTCATGACTGTCCGTGACAACTCAGGGCTCATCCAGAGTGTCTTCAACCGCAAGAACGTTCCGGAAACGCTGTTCGAAGCGGTCAAGAACATCCCGAGGCAGAGTGTTGTCGCGGTTAGAGGCGTATTGAAGGCGGGGAAGAGTCCGGCGAATCCCGTTGAGGTTCAGGCTGAGGAGATACAGGTTCTCTCGGAGGCTGTTCACCCGCTTCCCCTAGACCCAACTGGAAGAGTTGAAGCGTTAATTGATACTCGGTTGGACTCGCGGGCACTGGATCTCCGGAGCCCTAAGACAATGGCCATCTTCAAGATCCGCCACACGGTCCTACACTCAATTAGGGAAACGCTATACGAAGAGGGCTTCTGGGAGGTGAATACAGCCAAGATCATTGGGCAAGCAGCTGAGGGCGGTGCAAACCTGTTCCCGTTCAGCTACTTCGAGCAAAAAGCGTTCCTAGCCCAAAGCCCGCAGCTGTACAAGGAGCAGCTCACAATGTCTCTTGGCAGAGTGTTCGAAATAGCAAACTACTACCGGGCTGAAAAATCTCATACCACTAGGCATCTCAACGAGTTCACCAGCGTAGACATTGAAGCCGCATTCGCGGGGAAGGATGATGTGATGAAAATCCTCGAGAAGATGGTTGTAAACGCGGTCAAAGACGTAGTGAAGCAGCGAGCCGCTGAGCTAGAAGCACTGGGGCAGCGGCTGAATGTGCCTGAAGCCCCCTTCACTCGTGTAACCTACAGTCAAGCAGTCAAAGAGCTGAACAGCAAAGGAGTCAAGATAAGCGAAGGAGATGATTTGCGAGATAATGATCTGAGAATGCTAGGGGAGATCCACCCTGAGTACTGGTGGTTAGTTGACTGGCCAGCCTCGCTGAAACCGTTCTACATCAAACGGACAGCGGACGGCAAATACGCGTTATCATTCGATCTTCAACATGGATACCTTGAACTAGCCTCAGGAGGTAGCCGCGTGTCAAACCCCAAGGAGCTGGAACAGAGACTTAAAGAAGCAGATCTGCAGATTGAAAGCTTCGAATCCCACCTGAAAACCTTCCAGTGGGGAATGCCCCCGCACTCCGGATGGGGCTTCGGACTTGACCGCTTCATAATGGTGGTCACCGGAGCTAAAAACATTCGGGAAGCAGTCCTTTACCCGCGAGACCAGTTCAGACTAACCCCTTAGCTGTCAACAAAAAACAGCCAATGAGCGCTGGAGCATCTAGTAATCTAAAGGGCCTTGAAGTTGTCAGCCCAGCTGGTGTATGCTCGGAGCATGTCACCTGAGACGCTTGGTCGACGTCTCTTCAAGACCTCTTTGAAGTCGTCCAGTGTGATTGCGCGCGGCTGTGAGGTTTTGTCCTTAGCGACACCGGATTCGAACAGCTCCGAGACCACTCTGATCTGGACTGCTTGACAGATGTCTTTGACATCGCTACCGGTGTATCCTTCGGTGATGTCAGCTAGATCCTCCAGTTTCACGTTAGGATCCATTCTAAGCGGCGCTGTGTATTGTCGCAACATGTAGATCCGTGAGTCCTTATCCGGGAGCGGCACGTAGATCCGTTTCTGGAAACGTCTCAGAAAAGGTGAGTCGAGCGCCCAAGGCTTGTTAGTAGCGCCGATAACGTATAGGTGAAGGTTCTTGCCCTTGTCGGAGATTCCGTCCATCTCCTTCAGGAACTGGTTTCTGACACGCACCTCGCCACCAACCTCCTGTGAACGGGAGCCAAGGAGCGAGTCGAGCTCATCGATG is a window of Nitrososphaerota archaeon DNA encoding:
- a CDS encoding transcription elongation factor NusA translates to MRLPICSFDAKTGILCPKCESKLRSGHITQSDVEVSIKMSELQEKIPELDKTTLLHATEVDRDLLLIMGKGDHDVIRKNLTLFKKVEGALHRKIWIVEGDASDRQVLEDIFFPIKILMVNVVWLPDGSRLTKVIIPGRRTERFPLDLEQVKNVVKAVRGIDLLVEFERS
- the aspS gene encoding aspartate--tRNA(Asn) ligase, encoding MASDSGDTLLRRTQPVAKVVSDKEKIGSEIVVAGWVEDIRPLGSLIFMTVRDNSGLIQSVFNRKNVPETLFEAVKNIPRQSVVAVRGVLKAGKSPANPVEVQAEEIQVLSEAVHPLPLDPTGRVEALIDTRLDSRALDLRSPKTMAIFKIRHTVLHSIRETLYEEGFWEVNTAKIIGQAAEGGANLFPFSYFEQKAFLAQSPQLYKEQLTMSLGRVFEIANYYRAEKSHTTRHLNEFTSVDIEAAFAGKDDVMKILEKMVVNAVKDVVKQRAAELEALGQRLNVPEAPFTRVTYSQAVKELNSKGVKISEGDDLRDNDLRMLGEIHPEYWWLVDWPASLKPFYIKRTADGKYALSFDLQHGYLELASGGSRVSNPKELEQRLKEADLQIESFESHLKTFQWGMPPHSGWGFGLDRFIMVVTGAKNIREAVLYPRDQFRLTP